From the Deltaproteobacteria bacterium genome, one window contains:
- a CDS encoding aminopeptidase P family protein, whose protein sequence is MINSGERGFGLPKFSLAERQRRWQRVRERMAQDHLDAIIGFPNQSHWDQFQANIRYLTHIGGHQTEVAVVFPATSEPTAFVRGGNEIEWWNIAQDWVHDIRPSRREWSPPLITRMKELNLQNGRIGVSGLSGLLRAPEGTVVSGMLDRVREAFPKARFENATEMLQDARSVKGPEEVAWMERAAEILDKVVAAILAKAKPGVMENDMVATIWQTIISNGGDYPSMTHWGAGADVPWACRIAPHRPLQAGDMINTELEAKYGGYVSQTVQAACLGKIPVELKRAFEVSVKVFDELVKFMKPGVSYRAVVEFYQKLVREAGFIPKGMLLHGRGIGEDRPQITGEVEGDMYTSATYTQHLDLPMVEGNVFVLKPGAMPGDAPDSIRCGDTVVIEKNGARRLGKRPFSFPEII, encoded by the coding sequence ATGATCAACAGCGGTGAAAGAGGCTTTGGACTACCCAAGTTCAGCTTAGCGGAACGGCAGCGGCGTTGGCAGCGCGTGCGCGAGCGCATGGCCCAAGACCACTTGGATGCCATCATCGGTTTCCCCAATCAAAGCCATTGGGACCAGTTTCAAGCGAACATTCGCTATCTAACCCACATCGGCGGACATCAAACTGAAGTCGCCGTGGTCTTTCCCGCAACCAGTGAACCCACCGCGTTTGTCCGCGGCGGCAACGAAATCGAATGGTGGAACATCGCTCAAGACTGGGTCCACGACATCCGTCCCTCACGCCGGGAATGGAGCCCGCCGCTGATTACGCGCATGAAAGAATTGAATTTGCAGAATGGCCGCATCGGCGTCAGCGGTTTGAGCGGTTTGTTGCGCGCGCCCGAAGGTACCGTGGTTTCAGGCATGCTCGATCGGGTGCGTGAAGCCTTTCCCAAGGCGCGGTTTGAAAACGCCACGGAGATGTTGCAGGACGCCCGCTCCGTCAAAGGACCGGAAGAAGTCGCTTGGATGGAACGGGCGGCGGAGATTCTCGATAAAGTCGTCGCCGCGATTCTTGCCAAAGCCAAACCCGGCGTGATGGAAAACGACATGGTGGCGACCATCTGGCAGACGATTATTTCAAATGGCGGCGATTATCCATCGATGACTCATTGGGGCGCCGGCGCCGACGTGCCCTGGGCGTGTCGCATCGCGCCACACCGCCCGCTTCAAGCCGGCGACATGATCAACACCGAACTGGAAGCCAAATATGGCGGCTATGTTTCGCAAACCGTGCAAGCCGCTTGTCTGGGAAAAATTCCAGTGGAATTGAAGCGCGCCTTCGAGGTCAGCGTAAAAGTTTTCGATGAGCTGGTGAAGTTCATGAAGCCGGGCGTGTCCTACCGCGCCGTGGTGGAATTTTATCAGAAGCTCGTGCGCGAAGCCGGATTCATCCCGAAAGGCATGTTGCTGCACGGCCGCGGCATCGGCGAGGACCGGCCGCAGATCACCGGCGAAGTCGAAGGCGATATGTACACCAGCGCTACTTACACGCAGCATCTCGATTTGCCCATGGTCGAAGGCAATGTCTTCGTGCTCAAACCGGGAGCGATGCCGGGCGACGCGCCGGATTCGATCCGCTGTGGCGATACGGTTGTCATCGAAAAAAACGGCGCGCGCCGCCTGGGCAAACGGCCGTTTAGCTTTCCGGAAATTATTTGA
- the tcuA gene encoding FAD-dependent tricarballylate dehydrogenase TcuA has product MRTENIPVVVVGGGSAAFEAAVAAKQAGAPKVVMLEKAPEPEFGGNARYSHTGFRWVFSGADEIRRFLPDLDDATFQKLNLPAYSSELFHADLQRVTRGRIDQTLADVLVSQSNAAIHWMRELGIKWEIDSNVVIDGRYYFEPGLVIHPVGGVGGGLGQLGQWREIALGMGVDLRYESRVKSLLGNDRHIEGVVVSDPKEEYEIKSGSIILCAGGFQANPEMRARYLGANADLMKVRGSRHDTGEVLMMTLAMGAKAAGHWQGAHATPIDSTYPDVEIGSKANRYGYPYGITVNTLGQRFFDEGEARHSYTYAKTGWAVLAQPGALAYQIYDQTTIPLLGTRYEFSTPIEANSIDELAGKIGIEPTVLKHTVTEFNNASRKDVVFDPTKLDGKCTEGITPKKSHWASPIDKPPYWAFSITGGVTFTFGGLQINTQAQVLNTSGNPIRGLFASGDIVGLFFHNYPSCTGQTRNVVFSRLAGRNAAAQGL; this is encoded by the coding sequence GTGAGAACTGAAAACATCCCCGTAGTGGTTGTTGGCGGCGGTAGCGCGGCATTCGAAGCCGCCGTGGCGGCGAAACAGGCGGGCGCGCCCAAAGTCGTCATGTTGGAAAAAGCACCGGAGCCGGAGTTTGGCGGCAACGCGCGTTATTCGCACACCGGTTTTCGTTGGGTGTTTTCCGGCGCGGATGAGATCCGCCGGTTCCTGCCCGATCTCGACGACGCGACTTTTCAAAAACTAAATCTACCCGCCTATTCAAGCGAGCTGTTCCACGCCGATCTCCAGCGCGTTACCCGCGGCCGCATCGATCAGACACTGGCCGACGTGCTGGTCAGTCAATCTAACGCGGCGATTCATTGGATGCGCGAGTTGGGCATCAAGTGGGAAATCGATTCCAACGTGGTCATCGACGGCCGTTATTACTTCGAGCCGGGATTGGTGATCCATCCGGTCGGCGGCGTCGGTGGCGGACTCGGCCAGTTGGGACAATGGCGCGAAATTGCATTGGGCATGGGCGTCGATCTGCGCTACGAGTCGCGGGTTAAATCCTTGCTCGGCAACGACCGGCATATCGAAGGCGTCGTGGTCTCCGATCCCAAAGAAGAATACGAAATCAAAAGCGGGTCGATCATTCTTTGCGCCGGCGGTTTTCAGGCCAATCCGGAAATGCGCGCGCGCTATCTTGGCGCCAACGCCGACTTGATGAAGGTGCGCGGCAGCCGCCACGATACCGGCGAAGTCTTGATGATGACATTAGCGATGGGCGCGAAGGCGGCCGGCCATTGGCAAGGCGCCCACGCGACGCCGATCGATTCGACTTATCCCGATGTCGAGATCGGCAGCAAAGCCAATCGCTACGGTTATCCGTACGGCATCACGGTCAACACATTGGGTCAGCGCTTTTTCGACGAAGGCGAAGCGCGCCATTCTTACACTTATGCGAAAACCGGTTGGGCCGTGCTCGCTCAGCCGGGCGCGCTGGCCTATCAGATCTACGATCAGACAACGATTCCTCTGCTCGGCACGCGCTACGAATTTTCCACGCCGATTGAGGCAAACTCAATTGACGAGTTGGCCGGCAAGATCGGCATCGAGCCGACCGTGCTCAAACACACAGTCACGGAATTCAACAACGCGTCGCGCAAGGACGTGGTCTTCGATCCGACCAAGCTCGACGGCAAATGCACCGAAGGCATCACGCCAAAAAAATCCCATTGGGCGAGTCCCATAGACAAGCCGCCTTACTGGGCGTTTTCAATCACCGGCGGCGTGACGTTTACTTTCGGGGGACTGCAGATCAATACGCAGGCGCAGGTGTTAAATACTTCCGGCAATCCGATCCGCGGCCTGTTCGCCTCCGGCGATATTGTCGGACTGTTCTTTCACAACTATCCGTCGTGCACCGGACAGACGCGCAATGTCGTCTTCTCGCGCTTGGCCGGACGGAATGCAGCGGCGCAGGGGCTTTAG
- a CDS encoding HEPN domain-containing protein — MASTNDDPPMPTAKTVCSFCGKNQDHVHTIIAGPKVNICDECIDICADILEKSRRDTSVNARGRNQESPPWWPIDRWARRKSGLPAVATDRPQTTEQIAAKFCALCDEPVPLADVFLVRDRWFMCPTCVEAVRALVLGETTEESASAWIAQAEDDLAAARTIADKGDWGYALFFCHETIEKSLKGFLAKSRTSHARATHSVYTLLKWAAEADAMFGGFGPETWSLDTCYYLTRYPVGDPPKRSKEFFNNPAEGSAAIQTAEAVLALSKELVSNFSTVKNAT, encoded by the coding sequence ATGGCATCGACTAATGACGACCCACCCATGCCAACAGCGAAAACCGTCTGTTCGTTCTGCGGCAAAAATCAGGATCACGTGCACACTATCATCGCCGGGCCGAAAGTTAATATTTGTGATGAATGCATAGATATTTGCGCTGACATCTTGGAGAAGTCTAGGCGAGATACGTCAGTCAATGCCCGTGGACGGAATCAAGAGTCGCCTCCTTGGTGGCCTATTGATCGCTGGGCTAGAAGAAAAAGTGGTTTACCTGCGGTCGCAACAGATCGCCCACAAACTACAGAACAAATTGCTGCCAAATTTTGCGCTCTCTGTGATGAGCCGGTGCCGCTCGCGGACGTTTTCTTGGTGCGGGACCGATGGTTCATGTGTCCAACATGCGTCGAGGCCGTGCGTGCGCTTGTCTTAGGTGAAACAACGGAAGAGTCGGCAAGCGCTTGGATTGCTCAAGCGGAGGATGACCTCGCCGCAGCCCGCACGATAGCGGATAAAGGAGATTGGGGTTACGCTTTATTTTTTTGCCACGAAACTATCGAGAAATCTCTCAAAGGCTTCCTAGCAAAGTCGAGAACATCGCATGCCCGTGCGACTCACTCGGTGTATACGTTGTTAAAGTGGGCGGCCGAAGCAGACGCAATGTTCGGCGGATTTGGTCCCGAGACCTGGAGTCTCGACACTTGTTACTATCTGACACGATATCCGGTCGGCGACCCGCCGAAGCGGTCCAAGGAGTTTTTCAATAACCCAGCGGAAGGCAGCGCGGCGATCCAGACTGCCGAAGCAGTCCTTGCTCTTAGCAAGGAGTTGGTAAGTAATTTTTCAACGGTGAAGAACGCAACCTAA
- a CDS encoding CapA family protein: MTYQSEKGNFTIALAGDTMLTRKLMPFKEEKFLQLRDIFRGADASFANLEGTIHTWDEGTPGITQGTFMTTDPKLLEDLQWLGINLICCANNHAFDYGEDGVLANLKHLDAAGMVHAGSGKNLAEARAPGYLDTPNGRVALVAATATFRPWNQAGEQRPDLRGRPGINPLGFQTTHYVDAAAFEQLQRISRQLGFEKSTERARKHFYSDKELSSANTNELTLLGNRYVLGEGFAIATEASERDLQDNLRWIGEARRQADWVVVSVHCHEFGGPSLLTASTRAELEECADFVTKFAHQAIDAGADIFVSHGPHFPLGIEIYKGKPIFYSVGNLIFQNETVGFFPSDAYERFDLDLKATSADFLDARTNGGKKGHPSDPAYWENMFAVCEFNSNKLREIRIHPIDQGFGRPRPQRGRPVLAEGEVANRVIERVSKLSERYGTKIVKRGNVGVINL, from the coding sequence ATGACTTACCAATCTGAAAAAGGCAATTTCACCATCGCTCTGGCGGGCGATACGATGCTAACGCGCAAGCTCATGCCGTTCAAAGAAGAGAAGTTTCTCCAGCTGCGGGACATTTTTCGCGGCGCCGATGCCAGCTTCGCCAATCTTGAAGGCACGATACATACATGGGACGAAGGCACGCCGGGAATTACCCAGGGCACCTTCATGACGACGGATCCGAAGCTGCTCGAAGACCTGCAATGGCTCGGCATCAACTTGATTTGCTGCGCCAACAATCACGCCTTCGATTACGGCGAAGACGGCGTGCTGGCGAATCTCAAACATCTCGACGCCGCGGGCATGGTTCACGCCGGTAGCGGCAAAAATCTCGCCGAAGCGCGCGCGCCCGGCTATCTCGACACCCCTAACGGCCGCGTTGCCTTGGTCGCCGCCACCGCGACCTTTCGCCCCTGGAATCAAGCCGGCGAACAGCGACCCGACCTGCGCGGCCGGCCGGGCATCAATCCATTGGGTTTCCAAACCACCCACTACGTCGACGCCGCGGCCTTCGAACAATTGCAACGCATCAGCCGTCAACTGGGCTTTGAAAAAAGCACCGAGCGCGCGCGCAAACATTTTTACAGCGACAAAGAGCTGTCTAGCGCCAACACCAATGAGCTGACCTTGCTCGGCAATCGCTACGTCTTAGGCGAAGGCTTCGCGATTGCGACCGAAGCGAGCGAACGCGACCTGCAAGACAACTTACGCTGGATCGGCGAAGCGCGCCGCCAAGCCGACTGGGTGGTGGTCAGCGTCCACTGCCACGAGTTCGGCGGCCCAAGTTTGCTAACCGCCAGCACCCGCGCGGAACTGGAAGAGTGCGCCGACTTCGTCACCAAATTCGCCCATCAAGCGATCGACGCCGGCGCCGATATCTTCGTCAGCCACGGCCCGCACTTTCCCCTGGGCATTGAAATCTACAAAGGCAAGCCGATTTTCTACAGCGTCGGCAATTTGATTTTCCAAAACGAAACCGTCGGCTTTTTTCCTTCCGACGCCTACGAGCGTTTCGATCTCGACCTCAAAGCCACCTCGGCCGATTTTCTCGACGCCAGAACCAACGGCGGCAAGAAAGGCCACCCCAGCGATCCCGCCTACTGGGAAAATATGTTCGCCGTCTGCGAGTTCAATAGCAACAAACTAAGAGAAATCCGCATCCACCCCATCGACCAAGGCTTCGGCCGACCAAGACCGCAGCGCGGCCGGCCAGTGCTCGCCGAAGGCGAGGTCGCCAACCGCGTGATCGAACGGGTGAGCAAACTATCGGAGCGCTACGGAACCAAGATTGTAAAGAGAGGCAATGTTGGAGTAATCAATCTATGA
- a CDS encoding VOC family protein, with protein MPKLRHLAIRTEDTGKLATFYMDVFEMQMLHKEKEEGGAIFLTDGYFNLAILPNHEQNAPNGLYHFGFEVENGEKIVERLKKVNPNKLPKARPNGRPYAETRGSDIDGNYFDISEHGFSNVVPLGEKKPE; from the coding sequence ATGCCTAAACTACGCCATCTGGCCATCCGCACCGAAGATACCGGTAAGCTGGCGACGTTTTACATGGACGTCTTTGAGATGCAGATGCTGCATAAGGAAAAAGAGGAAGGCGGCGCGATTTTTCTCACCGACGGTTATTTCAATCTCGCGATCCTGCCCAATCATGAACAGAACGCGCCCAACGGTCTGTACCATTTCGGTTTCGAAGTGGAGAACGGCGAGAAGATCGTCGAGCGCTTGAAAAAGGTCAACCCCAACAAACTGCCCAAAGCGCGGCCCAACGGACGTCCTTATGCCGAAACCCGCGGCTCCGATATCGACGGTAACTACTTCGATATTTCGGAGCATGGCTTTTCCAACGTGGTGCCGCTGGGCGAGAAGAAGCCCGAATAA
- a CDS encoding cupin domain-containing protein — protein MEFLNLVQKIDQAREQKIKNSHFFGTDNFRSWMLYFEPGDDTPMHFHQNPETFLVIQGECTVKDFKGGERVAKKDDIVFFAAKEYYQLINKGTEPLVMFGNRSEPFGIGITRAAEK, from the coding sequence ATGGAGTTTCTCAACCTAGTGCAGAAGATTGACCAGGCGCGCGAGCAGAAAATCAAGAACAGCCATTTCTTCGGCACGGATAATTTTCGCTCGTGGATGCTTTACTTTGAGCCGGGCGACGATACGCCGATGCACTTCCATCAAAATCCGGAGACCTTTCTGGTCATTCAAGGCGAGTGTACGGTGAAAGATTTTAAAGGCGGGGAGCGGGTGGCGAAAAAAGATGACATCGTATTTTTCGCGGCGAAAGAATATTATCAGTTGATCAATAAAGGGACCGAGCCGCTGGTGATGTTCGGCAATCGCTCCGAACCGTTCGGCATCGGCATCACCCGCGCGGCGGAAAAATAA
- a CDS encoding bifunctional oligoribonuclease/PAP phosphatase NrnA → MQYLAICEDDLLFQFMRNVAAEQGDVRYLVPNQRIAGRIKRQGGKVRHGDLYKDDIYKKIKLHHVDQAVVFVRDSDDQHAVCRLLRELDKNISIVSLTSEKNGKKPSKEPEDALLRHLLLADIFEEFCAAQLLGTLNIKKVERIRSLFDEGEKINILLQHDPDPDAIGSALALRELLNRNRATTPIVTFGQVTRPENLAMIDLLEIQIERITPEDLHKDGARLALVDVQPPYFEQPLGRVDLVVDHHPKRTNFKARFADLRSGYGSTATIFTEYLRAAGMEPSQRLATALVYGIKTDTLFLERGNNLADLSAFNYLYPLANKAMITRIERPALPREDLEAFGRALSRLQVDSGVAVIHLGEVNREDVIPQMAEFCLQIEGVDWGVVSGIVNDRVVISVRNVGYVKSAGEIMKKLYDDIGSAGGHRAMAKAVVPVDRFKERFGEVSEKAIREAMLPMIVDRDQIELELR, encoded by the coding sequence ATGCAGTATCTGGCAATTTGCGAGGACGATCTGTTGTTTCAATTTATGCGCAATGTTGCCGCCGAACAGGGCGACGTGCGCTATCTGGTGCCCAATCAACGCATTGCCGGGCGGATCAAGCGCCAAGGCGGCAAGGTGCGCCACGGCGATCTCTACAAAGATGACATCTATAAAAAGATCAAACTGCACCATGTAGACCAAGCGGTGGTGTTCGTGCGCGACAGCGACGATCAGCATGCGGTATGCAGGTTGCTGCGCGAATTAGACAAGAATATTTCGATCGTTTCTTTGACCTCGGAGAAAAACGGCAAGAAGCCGAGCAAAGAACCGGAGGACGCGCTGCTGCGTCACTTGTTGTTGGCCGATATCTTCGAGGAGTTTTGCGCCGCCCAGCTGCTCGGTACTTTGAACATTAAAAAGGTCGAGCGCATTCGTTCGCTGTTCGACGAAGGCGAGAAGATCAACATTCTCTTGCAGCACGATCCCGATCCTGACGCCATCGGCAGCGCTCTGGCGCTGCGCGAATTGCTCAACCGCAACCGCGCCACCACGCCGATCGTCACCTTCGGCCAGGTGACCCGGCCGGAAAATTTGGCGATGATCGATCTGTTGGAAATTCAGATCGAGCGAATCACGCCTGAAGACTTGCATAAAGACGGCGCGCGCTTAGCGTTGGTCGACGTCCAGCCGCCTTACTTCGAACAGCCGCTCGGCCGGGTCGATCTGGTCGTCGATCATCATCCCAAACGGACCAATTTCAAAGCGCGCTTCGCCGATCTGCGCAGTGGTTACGGCTCGACGGCGACGATTTTTACCGAGTATCTGCGCGCCGCCGGCATGGAGCCGTCGCAGCGTTTGGCCACGGCATTAGTTTACGGCATCAAGACCGACACGCTGTTTCTTGAGCGCGGCAACAACTTGGCCGACTTGAGCGCTTTCAACTATCTCTATCCGCTCGCCAACAAGGCGATGATCACCCGCATCGAGCGACCGGCGTTGCCGCGCGAGGATCTCGAAGCCTTTGGCCGGGCGCTCAGCCGGCTGCAAGTCGACAGCGGCGTCGCCGTGATTCACCTGGGCGAGGTCAACCGCGAAGATGTGATTCCGCAGATGGCCGAGTTCTGTTTGCAGATCGAAGGCGTCGATTGGGGCGTGGTTTCGGGCATCGTCAATGACCGCGTGGTGATTTCCGTGCGCAACGTCGGCTACGTCAAAAGCGCCGGCGAGATCATGAAAAAACTCTACGACGACATCGGCAGCGCCGGCGGCCACCGCGCCATGGCCAAAGCCGTGGTGCCCGTCGATCGTTTCAAAGAACGTTTCGGCGAAGTGAGCGAGAAGGCGATTCGCGAAGCGATGCTGCCGATGATCGTCGACCGCGATCAGATCGAGCTGGAGTTGCGGTGA
- a CDS encoding extracellular solute-binding protein gives MSMAGSVLMRRQLLLTGLSLLLLASRIVHAQPLIDGAKKEGQVVFYASMEAVSAQRIVASFEKKYPFIKVDATRIGSERMATRLVAEAQARKVRADVVQQSAFDFYGVLQKGIFESYFSPERAAFPPEYRDDKGFWMMPASTLNVIAYNKKMVAPADVPKSFFDLTEPRWKGQLLMDDNESKWMAGMIQYYGEVKAMDLLRKLAGQDIQFRVGHSLLQTLLAAGERAVVVVAFANGVDRLKKEGAPIEWIAAEPVIGLTFGMAVVKDAPHPNAGRLLNDYLLSREGQEVIATAGYHVPRADVASPILKEAPAKTKVIPLPMSMAPRYNEYFQTYRKVMGLK, from the coding sequence ATGTCGATGGCCGGGAGCGTGCTTATGAGACGCCAACTATTGCTTACTGGATTATCGTTGCTTTTACTGGCAAGCCGGATCGTCCACGCGCAGCCGCTGATCGACGGCGCCAAGAAAGAAGGCCAAGTGGTCTTCTACGCGTCCATGGAAGCGGTCTCGGCGCAACGCATCGTCGCCTCCTTTGAAAAGAAATATCCGTTTATCAAAGTCGACGCCACGCGAATCGGTTCGGAACGCATGGCGACCCGGCTGGTCGCCGAAGCCCAGGCGCGCAAAGTGCGCGCCGATGTCGTGCAACAATCGGCGTTCGATTTTTACGGCGTCTTGCAGAAAGGAATCTTTGAGAGCTACTTTTCTCCCGAGCGCGCCGCTTTTCCGCCGGAGTATCGTGACGACAAAGGTTTTTGGATGATGCCCGCCTCGACGCTCAACGTCATCGCCTACAATAAAAAAATGGTCGCCCCGGCCGATGTGCCGAAAAGTTTTTTCGATCTGACCGAACCGCGCTGGAAAGGTCAATTGTTGATGGACGACAACGAGAGCAAGTGGATGGCCGGCATGATCCAGTATTATGGCGAAGTTAAGGCGATGGACTTGCTGCGCAAGCTCGCTGGGCAAGACATCCAATTCCGCGTCGGTCACTCGTTACTGCAAACCCTGCTCGCCGCCGGCGAACGCGCCGTCGTGGTCGTGGCCTTCGCCAACGGCGTCGACCGTTTGAAAAAAGAAGGCGCGCCCATCGAATGGATCGCCGCTGAACCAGTCATCGGCCTGACCTTTGGCATGGCCGTGGTCAAAGACGCGCCCCATCCCAACGCGGGAAGGCTGCTCAACGATTACCTGCTTTCGCGCGAGGGCCAGGAGGTGATCGCCACCGCCGGCTATCACGTGCCGCGCGCCGATGTCGCTTCGCCTATCCTCAAAGAAGCGCCAGCCAAAACCAAAGTCATACCGCTGCCCATGAGCATGGCGCCGCGCTACAACGAATACTTTCAGACCTACCGCAAGGTGATGGGGTTGAAGTGA